A DNA window from Sphingopyxis macrogoltabida contains the following coding sequences:
- a CDS encoding TraB/GumN family protein — translation MSLAHALLLAAATVAVPPAAAPETQAPATDSDDEIVVTARRSGAPMWTIDTSAGVIILVGEIAAVPKATPWRPERLEGATDRAQRVILGTKAKVSPGDILRLIFKGGALTKLPKGRVAADYLDARQMQRLRALETRFDQDYARSNFLMTAFDLLSKRLSFNKDTADDASDVVRKAARQSKIPTQPVGEVRGEDMLDNLFAAPPETHIACLDAAMAATEAGGDIVTDRGRAWTEFDVPAVMANPLEEALGRCWPWTNDGFGSEIRQQWVGAINDAAAQPGVTLAVVPLRVLAEPDGVLDRLAKQGLRISGPVWRGDVTSAGASPN, via the coding sequence ATGAGCCTTGCTCATGCCCTGCTGCTTGCCGCCGCGACGGTAGCGGTCCCGCCCGCTGCCGCGCCCGAGACACAGGCCCCCGCGACGGACTCCGATGACGAGATCGTCGTCACCGCGCGCCGTTCGGGCGCGCCGATGTGGACGATCGACACTTCCGCCGGCGTGATCATCCTCGTTGGCGAGATCGCCGCGGTTCCTAAGGCAACGCCGTGGCGGCCCGAGCGGCTGGAAGGCGCGACCGACCGCGCGCAGCGCGTCATTCTCGGTACCAAAGCGAAGGTGTCGCCGGGCGACATCTTGCGGCTGATCTTCAAGGGCGGCGCGCTCACCAAATTGCCCAAGGGGCGCGTCGCCGCCGACTATCTCGACGCGCGCCAGATGCAGCGGCTGCGGGCACTCGAAACCCGCTTCGATCAGGATTATGCGCGCTCGAACTTCCTGATGACGGCGTTCGACCTGCTGTCGAAGCGCCTGTCGTTCAACAAGGATACCGCCGACGACGCGTCCGACGTCGTCCGCAAGGCGGCGCGCCAGTCGAAAATTCCGACGCAGCCCGTCGGCGAGGTGCGCGGCGAGGACATGCTCGACAACCTCTTCGCCGCACCGCCCGAAACGCACATCGCCTGCCTCGACGCGGCGATGGCCGCGACCGAGGCCGGCGGCGATATCGTGACCGACCGCGGCCGCGCGTGGACCGAGTTTGACGTGCCCGCGGTGATGGCCAATCCATTGGAGGAAGCGCTCGGGCGCTGCTGGCCGTGGACGAACGACGGTTTCGGTTCGGAGATCCGCCAGCAATGGGTTGGCGCGATCAACGACGCGGCCGCGCAGCCCGGCGTGACGCTGGCGGTCGTGCCGCTGCGCGTGCTGGCCGAGCCGGACGGCGTGCTCGACAGGCTTGCGAAGCAGGGCCTCAGGATCAGCGGACCCGTGTGGCGCGGCGACGTCACTTCGGCCGGTGCATCACCCAACTGA
- a CDS encoding MBL fold metallo-hydrolase, whose product MAGGDEDDIPAVSGSPDASLTQDDSFTATSRAGLTYPWGDAAPGAGETIRIADGISWARIPMPGSLGHINSWLLDDVTADGGEGVAVVDTGVCLTICSDAWKALYAGALKEKRITRVIGTHLHPDHIGLAGWIAKKQDVQLWMTRGEMLTARMIVGDTSETVPDEALVQSRAAGWDDEQIEAQKNGGWGRFGLVTYPLPRSYRRIKDGDLLDMGAHQWRVVVGSGHSPEHACLWNERAGVLVSGDQVLPRISSNVSINITEPDADPLGEWLASIDKLIATVPGDVIVCPAHGEPFKGLHVRLMALRDEHRMRLYNLAEAIAKEPMRAVDSFPLLFNRPIGPEQLGMATGEALAHLQRLEVEGRVGREDRDGVWWYHGVA is encoded by the coding sequence ATGGCGGGCGGCGACGAGGACGACATCCCGGCGGTCAGCGGCTCGCCGGACGCCTCGCTGACGCAGGACGACAGTTTTACCGCGACGAGCCGCGCCGGGCTGACCTATCCGTGGGGCGACGCCGCGCCGGGGGCGGGCGAGACGATCCGCATCGCCGACGGGATCAGCTGGGCGCGCATCCCGATGCCGGGCTCGCTCGGCCATATCAACAGTTGGCTGCTCGACGACGTTACCGCTGACGGGGGAGAGGGCGTTGCGGTCGTCGACACCGGCGTCTGCCTGACCATCTGTTCGGATGCGTGGAAGGCGCTCTATGCCGGCGCGCTGAAGGAAAAGCGTATCACGCGCGTCATCGGCACGCACCTCCACCCCGACCATATCGGGCTCGCCGGCTGGATCGCGAAAAAGCAGGACGTCCAGCTCTGGATGACGCGCGGCGAGATGCTCACCGCGCGGATGATCGTCGGCGATACCAGCGAGACGGTTCCCGACGAGGCGCTGGTCCAGTCGCGCGCCGCGGGCTGGGACGACGAACAGATCGAGGCGCAGAAAAACGGCGGCTGGGGCCGCTTCGGCCTCGTGACCTACCCGCTGCCGCGCAGCTACCGGCGGATCAAGGACGGCGACCTGCTCGACATGGGCGCGCATCAATGGCGTGTCGTCGTCGGGTCGGGACACAGCCCCGAACATGCCTGCCTGTGGAACGAACGCGCGGGGGTGCTGGTGTCGGGTGACCAGGTGCTGCCGCGGATCAGTTCGAACGTTTCGATCAACATCACCGAACCTGACGCCGACCCGCTCGGCGAATGGCTGGCGTCGATCGACAAGCTGATCGCGACGGTGCCCGGCGACGTCATCGTCTGCCCGGCGCATGGCGAACCGTTCAAGGGGCTGCACGTCCGCCTGATGGCGCTCCGCGACGAGCATCGCATGCGGCTCTATAATCTGGCCGAAGCGATCGCGAAGGAACCGATGCGCGCGGTCGACAGCTTCCCCCTGCTCTTCAACCGGCCGATCGGCCCCGAGCAATTGGGCATGGCGACCGGCGAAGCGCTCGCGCATCTCCAGCGGCTGGAGGTCGAGGGGCGGGTGGGCCGCGAGGATCGCGACGGCGTCTGGTGGTATCACGGGGTCGCATGA
- a CDS encoding DUF1013 domain-containing protein, which produces MANANPTPLMPHATAAWLVDNTGLTFAQIAEYCGIHILEVQAIADETAATKYTGRDPVRAHELSMDEIEKGQQDPNYKLKMSVQAQDTIRRTRGPRYTPVSKRQDKPDGIAWILKNHPEVSDGAIGKLIGTTRNTIGAIRDRSHWNSANIVPKDPVTLGLCSQRELDALVAKAAKKAGIKAPEDSRFEGDREALLEELRAERTAANEARAAEEAGEEQA; this is translated from the coding sequence ATGGCCAATGCCAACCCGACCCCGTTGATGCCGCACGCGACCGCCGCCTGGCTGGTCGACAACACCGGTCTCACTTTCGCGCAGATCGCCGAATATTGCGGCATCCACATTCTCGAAGTGCAGGCGATCGCCGACGAGACCGCGGCGACCAAATATACCGGCCGCGATCCGGTCCGCGCGCACGAGCTGTCGATGGACGAAATCGAGAAGGGCCAGCAGGACCCGAATTACAAGCTCAAGATGAGCGTGCAGGCACAGGACACGATCCGCCGCACCCGCGGCCCGCGCTACACCCCGGTCAGCAAGCGCCAGGACAAGCCCGACGGCATCGCGTGGATCCTGAAGAACCACCCCGAGGTGTCGGACGGCGCGATCGGCAAGCTGATCGGCACGACGCGCAACACGATCGGCGCGATCCGCGACCGCAGCCACTGGAACAGCGCCAATATCGTGCCCAAGGACCCGGTGACGCTCGGCCTCTGCTCGCAGCGCGAACTCGACGCGCTCGTGGCCAAGGCGGCGAAGAAGGCCGGGATCAAGGCGCCCGAGGACAGCCGTTTCGAAGGCGACCGCGAAGCGCTGCTCGAGGAACTGCGCGCCGAGCGCACCGCGGCCAACGAAGCGCGCGCCGCCGAGGAAGCCGGCGAAGAACAGGCCTGA
- a CDS encoding dipeptidase, with protein sequence MTISRRDIIRGGGALAAFAWAAPALGKAADIAPLMKDADALYNESIIIDMLCDEFRDASGLEQIKLSGLTTMSTTLGVRRPESPRGSYMMNGFTRDNGIADCVAWNKFIAENNTIIAPARSAADIRSAKAAGKTSVMLNFQNAPIDGELDNIDMFHGLGIRVMQVTYNERNLLGDGSTERTNAGLSDFGIAAVHRMNEVGILVDSSHSGAQTTMDAITFSKRPPIISHSNCAALNEHPRTKSDEIIRALAKKGGVMGLTTVNTMVKRDFPVTMEHWLDHVDHIVKLVGVDHVGFGTDTLIRGWPTDPKQKQEFLDAYGEPYFKSSYRFRYPFGTEGMNDAKKWRFATAGLIKRGYKEADIVKILGGNWLRIIADVVG encoded by the coding sequence ATGACGATCAGCAGGCGCGATATCATCCGGGGTGGCGGCGCACTGGCGGCCTTCGCCTGGGCGGCCCCGGCACTGGGCAAGGCGGCGGACATCGCGCCGCTGATGAAGGATGCCGACGCGCTCTATAACGAGTCGATCATCATCGACATGCTGTGCGACGAATTTCGCGACGCGAGCGGGCTGGAACAGATCAAGCTGAGCGGCCTCACCACGATGAGCACGACGCTCGGCGTGCGACGTCCCGAGAGCCCGCGCGGCAGTTACATGATGAACGGCTTCACGCGCGACAACGGCATCGCCGATTGCGTCGCGTGGAACAAGTTCATCGCGGAAAACAACACGATCATCGCGCCGGCGCGCTCGGCCGCCGACATCCGCAGCGCGAAGGCGGCGGGCAAGACGTCGGTGATGCTCAATTTCCAGAACGCGCCGATCGACGGCGAACTCGACAATATCGACATGTTCCACGGCCTCGGCATCCGGGTGATGCAGGTGACCTACAACGAACGCAATCTGCTCGGCGACGGGTCGACCGAGCGCACCAATGCCGGGCTCAGCGACTTCGGCATCGCCGCGGTGCACCGGATGAACGAGGTCGGCATCCTCGTCGATTCGTCGCACTCGGGCGCCCAGACGACGATGGACGCGATCACCTTTTCGAAGCGCCCGCCGATCATCTCGCATTCCAACTGCGCGGCGCTCAACGAGCATCCGCGCACCAAGTCGGACGAGATCATCCGCGCGCTCGCCAAGAAGGGCGGCGTGATGGGGCTGACCACGGTCAACACGATGGTGAAGCGCGATTTCCCGGTGACGATGGAACATTGGCTCGATCACGTCGATCATATCGTCAAGCTGGTCGGCGTCGATCATGTCGGTTTCGGCACCGACACGCTGATCCGCGGCTGGCCGACCGATCCCAAGCAGAAACAGGAATTCCTCGACGCCTATGGCGAACCCTATTTCAAGTCGAGCTACCGCTTCCGCTATCCGTTCGGTACCGAGGGTATGAACGACGCGAAGAAGTGGCGCTTCGCGACGGCCGGCCTGATCAAGCGCGGCTACAAGGAAGCCGATATCGTCAAGATCCTCGGCGGCAACTGGCTGCGCATCATCGCCGACGTCGTCGGCTGA
- a CDS encoding NAD(P)H-quinone oxidoreductase, which translates to MTSVPTSMTAIAISEPGGPETLQPVERPVPQPGPGEVLIRVAAAGVNRPDVLQRMGFYPPPPGASDLPGLEVAGTIVAVGPGGDPEHLGQAVCALVAGGGYAEYCTAPAGSCLPVPQGFSMAEAAALPETIFTVWHNLFERAWVQEGDTVLVHGGTSGIGTTAIGLCGLFDIKVIVTCGSAAKCDAARALGADLAIDYSTEDYVEAVKAFTGGRGVDAVLDMVGGDYVPRNLACLAEDGRHVTIAFQRGAKAEIDISQLMRRRLTMTGSTLRARSADFKAALADEIHRTVWPRLSDGAWKPAMDRSFPLAEAGAAHARMQAGEHVGKIVLTV; encoded by the coding sequence GTGACCAGCGTGCCGACAAGCATGACCGCCATCGCGATCAGCGAGCCGGGCGGGCCCGAGACGTTGCAGCCGGTGGAACGCCCCGTGCCGCAGCCGGGGCCGGGCGAGGTGCTGATCCGCGTCGCCGCCGCGGGGGTCAACCGTCCCGACGTGCTGCAGCGCATGGGTTTCTACCCGCCGCCGCCGGGCGCGTCGGACCTGCCGGGGCTTGAGGTCGCGGGCACGATCGTCGCGGTCGGACCGGGCGGCGATCCCGAGCATCTGGGGCAGGCGGTGTGCGCGCTTGTCGCCGGTGGCGGCTATGCCGAATATTGCACCGCGCCGGCGGGAAGCTGCCTGCCGGTGCCGCAGGGCTTTTCGATGGCCGAGGCCGCGGCGCTCCCCGAAACCATTTTTACGGTCTGGCACAATCTGTTCGAACGCGCGTGGGTGCAGGAGGGTGATACGGTACTCGTCCATGGCGGCACCAGCGGCATCGGGACGACCGCGATCGGGCTGTGCGGGCTGTTCGATATCAAGGTGATCGTCACTTGCGGCAGCGCCGCGAAATGCGATGCGGCGCGCGCGCTCGGCGCCGATCTCGCCATCGACTATTCCACCGAGGACTATGTCGAGGCAGTGAAGGCTTTTACCGGCGGACGCGGCGTCGATGCGGTGCTCGACATGGTCGGCGGCGACTATGTGCCGCGCAACCTTGCCTGCCTTGCCGAAGACGGGCGCCACGTCACCATTGCCTTCCAGCGCGGCGCGAAGGCAGAGATCGACATTTCGCAGTTGATGCGGCGGCGCCTGACGATGACCGGGTCGACGCTGCGGGCGCGCAGCGCCGACTTCAAGGCGGCGCTCGCCGACGAGATTCACCGCACCGTCTGGCCGCGCCTTTCGGACGGAGCGTGGAAGCCGGCGATGGACCGCAGCTTCCCGCTCGCCGAAGCCGGTGCCGCGCACGCCCGCATGCAGGCGGGCGAGCATGTCGGCAAGATCGTCCTGACGGTCTGA
- a CDS encoding DUF1192 domain-containing protein has translation MDDDDLPRRRDDVLAALTRQPLDPLSVDELDERVALLEAEIERVKAHKAVATSHKAVAEALFKKG, from the coding sequence ATGGACGATGACGACCTTCCCCGCCGCCGCGACGATGTGCTCGCGGCGTTGACGCGGCAGCCGCTCGATCCGCTGTCGGTCGACGAACTCGACGAGCGCGTCGCGTTGCTCGAAGCCGAGATCGAGCGTGTGAAAGCGCACAAGGCTGTCGCGACGAGCCACAAGGCGGTGGCCGAGGCGCTGTTCAAGAAGGGGTGA
- a CDS encoding M16 family metallopeptidase yields the protein MTSSFVRRASTALSPLVLLAVSAPAALAWQPVATVPAPAAVNPQTDAAKAWNFAASDVPVDPNIVFGVLPNGMKYALLKNSTPKDSVVLRMRFDVGSFAEADDQRGLAHFLEHMVFNGSTNVPEGEMVKLLERKGLAFGADTNAVTGFDDTVYKLDLPNATDDLIDTGLMLMRETASEVTIDPAAVDRERGIILSERRARDTYQLRSLIDQLGFQMEGMRVASRIPVGTEEVIRTAPAARIRDIYDRYYRPERATLVMVGDFDPAAVEAKIKARFSDWKGRGPAGPDPDIGTVDYKRPSAADDFVDPAIQDAVTVTAFKPWVQEPDTKAKRAKNLAEEVGEAIVSRRLAKIALNEDSPILAGYFSEAAGWKVFDQVTVGAVAKEGAWKEALALVEQELRRAVEHGFTQAEVDEQLAIRRTALKNAVAGVTTRRSETMADVLLSAAEGDFVVVRPETTQALFDATAPSLDAAAVSAAFRKRVEGLSAPLAHVTSKKPIEGGTPAILAELRASQQVAVAAPAESASSAFAYDDFGTPGKVVADDRIDDLGIRRVRFANNVMLNIKKTDFQKDKVYLSLRVDGGELLATKDDPTKVALAGSISLGGLEAHSVDELRTILAGKTVSPAFGSDTDAFGGSALTSPDDFALQAKLMAAFVTHPGYRADGLALIRRFLPQQYAANDATPSAVIARDAGGILANDDPREVTPPLAKVMALDWAGLKAAMGDSLAHGAIEIGVVGDIDEQAAIDAIAATFGALPERRAAFDPRTDARVRQYPADLSERTLVHKGPAEQAELRVYWPARDDSDLAEAMQLNLLSRVMQLKLTEELREKLGESYSPGAAASLSSDYPGYGFLLAASNIDYKDLATTRAAIFGIAKELRDAPVDADLLDRARRPLVEAMTKARRENAYWLPYVTEAATHTARLDRSRGGIAEVAAATPAQLQALARRYLVDDKALVIKAVSDKAGK from the coding sequence ATGACATCGTCCTTCGTCCGGCGCGCCTCGACCGCCCTGTCGCCCCTCGTCCTCCTTGCCGTTTCCGCGCCCGCCGCGCTCGCATGGCAGCCCGTCGCGACCGTCCCGGCGCCAGCGGCGGTCAATCCCCAGACCGACGCCGCAAAGGCATGGAATTTTGCCGCCAGCGATGTGCCGGTCGATCCGAACATCGTCTTCGGCGTGCTGCCCAACGGGATGAAATATGCGCTGCTGAAGAACAGCACGCCGAAGGACAGTGTCGTCCTGCGCATGCGCTTCGACGTCGGCAGCTTCGCCGAGGCCGACGACCAGCGCGGGCTCGCCCATTTCCTCGAGCATATGGTGTTCAACGGGTCGACCAACGTCCCCGAGGGCGAGATGGTCAAGCTGCTCGAACGCAAGGGGCTGGCCTTTGGGGCCGACACCAACGCCGTGACCGGCTTCGACGATACCGTCTACAAGCTCGACCTGCCCAATGCGACCGACGACCTGATCGACACCGGGCTGATGCTGATGCGTGAGACGGCGAGCGAGGTGACGATCGATCCCGCCGCGGTCGACCGCGAGCGCGGGATCATCCTGTCCGAACGCCGCGCGCGCGATACCTATCAACTGCGCAGTCTGATCGACCAGCTCGGTTTCCAGATGGAAGGCATGCGTGTCGCAAGCCGTATCCCGGTGGGCACCGAAGAGGTGATCAGGACCGCCCCCGCGGCGCGCATCCGCGACATTTACGACCGCTATTACCGCCCCGAGCGCGCGACGCTGGTCATGGTCGGCGATTTCGACCCGGCGGCGGTCGAAGCGAAGATCAAGGCGCGCTTCTCGGACTGGAAAGGCCGCGGCCCCGCCGGGCCGGACCCCGATATCGGCACGGTCGATTATAAGCGGCCGTCGGCGGCCGACGATTTCGTCGATCCCGCGATCCAGGACGCGGTGACCGTCACCGCATTCAAGCCGTGGGTGCAGGAGCCAGACACCAAGGCGAAGCGCGCGAAGAATCTGGCCGAGGAGGTGGGCGAGGCGATCGTCAGCCGCCGCCTCGCGAAGATCGCGCTGAACGAGGATTCGCCGATCCTTGCCGGCTATTTCAGCGAAGCGGCGGGTTGGAAGGTCTTCGATCAGGTCACCGTCGGCGCGGTCGCCAAGGAAGGCGCGTGGAAGGAAGCGCTCGCGCTCGTCGAACAGGAATTGCGCCGCGCCGTGGAGCATGGCTTCACACAGGCCGAGGTCGACGAACAACTCGCCATCCGCCGCACCGCGCTCAAGAATGCGGTCGCGGGGGTGACGACCCGGCGCAGCGAGACGATGGCCGACGTCCTCCTGTCCGCCGCCGAGGGCGATTTCGTGGTCGTCCGCCCCGAAACGACGCAGGCGCTGTTCGACGCGACCGCGCCGTCGCTCGACGCCGCGGCGGTCAGCGCCGCCTTCCGCAAGCGCGTCGAAGGGCTGAGCGCGCCGCTCGCGCATGTGACATCGAAAAAGCCCATCGAGGGCGGCACCCCCGCGATCCTCGCCGAATTGCGGGCGTCGCAGCAGGTCGCCGTCGCGGCGCCGGCCGAATCGGCAAGCAGCGCCTTCGCCTATGACGATTTCGGTACGCCCGGAAAGGTCGTCGCCGACGACCGGATCGACGACCTCGGCATCCGCCGCGTCCGCTTCGCCAACAATGTGATGCTCAACATCAAGAAGACCGACTTCCAGAAGGACAAGGTCTATCTGTCGCTGCGCGTCGATGGCGGCGAACTGCTGGCGACGAAGGACGATCCGACCAAGGTCGCGCTGGCGGGATCGATCAGCCTCGGCGGGCTCGAGGCGCACAGTGTCGACGAACTGCGTACGATCCTCGCCGGCAAGACGGTGAGCCCCGCCTTCGGCAGCGATACCGACGCCTTCGGGGGCAGCGCGCTGACCTCGCCCGACGATTTCGCGCTGCAGGCGAAGCTGATGGCGGCGTTCGTCACCCATCCTGGCTATCGCGCCGACGGGCTCGCCTTGATCCGCCGCTTCCTGCCGCAGCAATATGCCGCGAACGATGCGACGCCGTCGGCGGTGATCGCGCGCGACGCGGGGGGTATCCTTGCGAACGATGATCCGCGCGAGGTGACGCCGCCGCTCGCCAAGGTGATGGCGCTCGACTGGGCCGGGCTCAAGGCGGCGATGGGCGACAGCCTCGCGCATGGCGCGATCGAGATCGGCGTCGTCGGCGACATCGACGAACAGGCGGCGATCGACGCGATCGCCGCGACCTTCGGCGCGCTCCCCGAACGCCGCGCTGCCTTCGACCCGCGCACCGACGCGCGGGTTCGCCAATATCCCGCTGACCTGAGCGAACGCACACTGGTCCACAAGGGGCCGGCCGAGCAGGCCGAACTGCGCGTATACTGGCCGGCGCGCGATGACAGCGACCTCGCCGAGGCGATGCAGCTCAACCTGCTGTCGCGGGTGATGCAGTTGAAGCTGACCGAGGAACTGCGCGAGAAGCTCGGCGAAAGCTACAGCCCCGGCGCCGCGGCGAGCCTGTCGAGCGACTATCCGGGCTATGGCTTCCTGCTTGCCGCCAGCAACATCGATTACAAGGACCTCGCGACGACACGCGCGGCGATCTTCGGTATCGCGAAGGAACTGCGCGACGCCCCGGTCGATGCCGACCTTCTTGATCGCGCGCGGCGTCCGCTCGTCGAGGCGATGACCAAGGCGCGGCGCGAAAACGCCTATTGGCTTCCTTACGTCACCGAAGCGGCGACGCACACCGCCCGCCTCGATCGCAGCCGGGGCGGGATCGCCGAAGTCGCGGCCGCGACGCCGGCCCAGCTTCAGGCGCTCGCCCGGCGCTATCTGGTCGACGACAAGGCGCTGGTGATCAAGGCCGTGAGCGACAAGGCAGGGAAATAG
- a CDS encoding GGDEF domain-containing protein has translation MTGVFQSIQRRFFPPVPEAIRDDVAMLRAYRVETLTPMLFLMLAATTPTAIYAGVASVHPFIRIGFPVILAVVCLLGFGVLMHNRGRKMSPRRARRVVKESTWLSGSMGAMCSIWTVTNWFAAPPEAHSYYAMIMAMGSLATAYCLSSIRLATFVNLSIGLVPISLLMLLSGNPAEIGAGTSLVVATLFLLRMMIQQHGQLIDLLELQRQMRELAHTDPLTGLSNRREFDLRLDEEIAAASPGRPFAIALLDLDGFKPVNDRHGHAAGDLLLCEVAARLRRACGDHAAVARQGGDEFAILVPAGSLLMNTSIADHILAALAAPYHIEGQAIRVGASIGVAAWPGDGATAKKLFEVADRALYAAKAADHDPMSSVESVQHIA, from the coding sequence ATGACGGGGGTCTTTCAATCGATACAGCGGCGGTTTTTCCCGCCGGTTCCGGAGGCAATCCGCGACGATGTCGCGATGCTGCGCGCCTATCGCGTCGAAACACTGACCCCGATGCTGTTCCTGATGCTCGCGGCTACGACGCCGACCGCCATCTATGCCGGCGTCGCGAGCGTCCATCCCTTCATCCGCATCGGTTTTCCGGTGATCCTCGCGGTCGTCTGCCTATTGGGCTTCGGCGTCCTGATGCACAATCGCGGCCGCAAGATGAGCCCGCGCCGCGCCCGCCGGGTGGTCAAGGAATCGACCTGGCTGTCGGGATCGATGGGCGCGATGTGCAGCATCTGGACGGTGACCAACTGGTTCGCCGCGCCGCCCGAAGCGCACAGCTATTATGCGATGATCATGGCGATGGGCTCGCTCGCGACCGCTTATTGCCTGTCGTCGATCCGTCTCGCGACCTTCGTCAACCTGTCGATCGGCCTCGTCCCGATCTCGCTGCTCATGCTGTTGTCGGGCAACCCGGCAGAGATCGGCGCGGGGACTAGCCTTGTCGTCGCGACCTTGTTCCTGCTCCGGATGATGATCCAGCAGCACGGGCAGCTCATCGACCTCCTCGAACTGCAGCGCCAGATGCGCGAGCTTGCTCATACCGACCCGCTCACCGGCCTGTCGAACCGCCGCGAATTCGACCTGCGGCTCGACGAGGAAATCGCCGCAGCGAGCCCGGGCAGGCCCTTTGCCATCGCGCTGCTCGATCTCGACGGGTTCAAACCCGTCAACGACCGGCACGGCCATGCGGCCGGCGACCTGCTGCTCTGCGAAGTCGCGGCGCGCCTGCGCCGCGCGTGCGGCGACCATGCGGCGGTGGCGCGGCAGGGCGGCGACGAGTTCGCCATCCTCGTCCCGGCGGGGTCGCTGCTCATGAACACATCGATCGCCGACCATATCCTCGCGGCGCTCGCCGCGCCCTATCATATCGAGGGTCAGGCGATCCGCGTCGGCGCGAGCATCGGCGTCGCCGCCTGGCCGGGCGACGGCGCGACCGCGAAGAAATTGTTCGAGGTCGCCGACCGCGCGCTTTACGCGGCCAAGGCGGCCGATCACGATCCCATGTCGTCTGTCGAAAGCGTCCAGCACATCGCCTGA